A stretch of the Vibrio sp. SS-MA-C1-2 genome encodes the following:
- the modC gene encoding molybdenum ABC transporter ATP-binding protein ModC, which produces MLQVAIQKQLGQLLLDIDCQFPSSGITAIFGRSGAGKTSFVNQLSGLSRPDKGLLAIDDKIYFDSEKRIFLPPEQRQIGYVFQDARLFPHYTVKGNLKYGSKKHQPELFQQVVALLGLSDLLNRYPSSLSGGEKQRVAIGRALLSQPRLLLMDEPLASLDLPRKRELLPYLEQLANEFSIPIVYVTHSLQEILRLADHLVVLDAGRVVASGELATVWSSAEMRPWLEGYEQSSMITAQLIGHHPKYAMSQLAISNHSSLWVSALEKVVGESVRVRIRASDVSIVLHRPEGTSIRNILSATITQLIDAKENSQLQLKIGDNFIWATLTNWAVDELGLKVGDEVFAQIKGVSVSQEDMG; this is translated from the coding sequence ATGCTTCAAGTTGCCATTCAAAAGCAATTAGGACAACTGTTATTAGATATTGATTGCCAATTTCCTTCTAGCGGAATTACTGCGATCTTTGGTCGTTCAGGGGCAGGGAAAACCTCGTTTGTTAATCAATTAAGTGGCTTATCGCGTCCAGATAAGGGCTTGTTAGCGATTGATGATAAAATCTATTTTGATAGTGAAAAACGAATTTTTCTCCCTCCTGAACAGCGTCAAATTGGTTATGTTTTCCAAGATGCTCGTCTCTTTCCGCATTATACGGTTAAGGGGAATCTTAAGTATGGCAGTAAAAAGCATCAGCCTGAGCTTTTTCAACAAGTGGTTGCATTATTAGGACTTTCTGATCTACTTAATCGTTATCCTAGTTCGCTCTCTGGTGGGGAGAAACAGCGTGTGGCGATTGGTCGAGCGCTGCTGAGTCAACCACGACTTTTGTTAATGGATGAGCCTTTAGCATCGTTAGATCTTCCTCGTAAACGGGAACTTTTACCTTATTTAGAACAACTGGCGAATGAGTTTTCTATTCCCATTGTTTATGTCACCCATAGTTTACAAGAAATTTTGCGCCTTGCTGACCATTTAGTGGTTCTTGATGCAGGAAGGGTTGTAGCTAGTGGTGAACTTGCAACAGTATGGAGTAGCGCGGAGATGAGACCTTGGCTGGAGGGGTATGAGCAGAGCTCGATGATTACTGCACAGCTCATTGGTCATCATCCAAAATATGCAATGAGTCAATTAGCAATTTCAAACCACTCTTCTCTTTGGGTTTCAGCATTAGAAAAAGTCGTGGGTGAGTCAGTAAGAGTTCGAATTAGGGCCAGTGATGTCTCCATTGTGCTCCACCGACCTGAAGGTACCAGTATTCGTAATATTCTTTCTGCAACCATCACTCAGCTTATTGATGCTAAAGAGAATAGCCAGTTACAATTAAAAATTGGTGATAACTTTATTTGGGCAACCTTAACGAATTGGGCTGTTGATGAGTTAGGATTAAAAGTTGGGGATGAGGTATTTGCACAAATCAAAGGGGTGAGTGTTAGCCAAGAAGATATGGGATAA
- the modB gene encoding molybdate ABC transporter permease subunit: MTLTPYEIDALLLSLKVASTAVIWSLPFAILFAWLLARYQFIGKSLLDGIIHLPLVLPPVVIGYLLLVAMGRQGFIGQWLYQWFGFSFSFSWRGAVLASAVVSFPLMVRSIRLALEGVDIKLEQAARTLGANRLRVFFTITLPLVVPGIISGVVLAFARSLGEFGATITFVSNIPGQTQTIPLAMYTFIETPGAEAQASRLCIVAIIISLLSLLFSEWMAKRMKRRLAG; the protein is encoded by the coding sequence GTGACCTTAACACCCTATGAAATTGATGCTTTATTATTAAGCTTAAAAGTGGCTTCTACCGCGGTAATTTGGAGTCTTCCATTTGCCATACTTTTCGCTTGGTTACTGGCGAGATATCAGTTTATAGGTAAGTCTCTTTTAGATGGTATTATTCACCTTCCATTAGTACTTCCTCCTGTTGTTATTGGTTATCTGCTTTTAGTCGCAATGGGACGACAGGGGTTTATTGGACAATGGCTCTACCAATGGTTTGGTTTTAGTTTCAGTTTTAGCTGGCGAGGCGCGGTTTTAGCCTCTGCGGTGGTCTCTTTCCCTTTGATGGTACGTTCGATACGTTTAGCGCTAGAAGGGGTCGACATTAAATTAGAACAAGCAGCAAGAACGTTAGGTGCGAATCGTTTACGAGTCTTTTTTACCATTACACTGCCTTTAGTGGTTCCAGGCATCATTAGTGGCGTGGTATTGGCATTTGCTCGTAGCTTAGGGGAGTTTGGGGCGACGATTACCTTTGTCTCTAATATTCCCGGTCAAACTCAGACAATCCCGTTAGCGATGTATACATTTATTGAAACACCGGGTGCAGAAGCGCAAGCAAGTCGGCTTTGTATTGTGGCGATTATTATCTCTCTGCTTTCACTGCTATTCTCTGAGTGGATGGCAAAAAGAATGAAACGTCGTCTTGCTGGGTAA